In Streptomyces sp. NBC_00091, the following proteins share a genomic window:
- a CDS encoding ATP-binding protein, which translates to MRDPMSALTDAFTSFLFGKVETTRLPVRTSTGQAQAVYLPTAAPGLGDSGVIIGREVYSGKGYIYDPFQLYGQQLPAPHWLVLGESGNGKSALEKTYVLRQLRFRDRQVVVLDAQGEDGVGEWNLIAQQLGITPIRLDPIAANDDGIRLNPLDPAITATGQLALLRTIIEVAMGHGLDERAGFALKVAHAYVVDTIQDRQPVLTDIVEQLRHPEAESALAMNVDIDDVRAWGLDVALVLDRLVDGDLRGMFDGPTTVGIDLDAPLIVFDLSHIDRNSIAMPILMAIVGVWLEHTWIRPDRKKRIFLVEEAWHIINSPFVAQLFQRLLKFGRRLGLSFVAVVHHLSDVVDGAAAREAAAILKMASTRTIYAQKADEARATGRVLGLPRWAVEIIPTLTPGIAVWDVNGNVQVVKHLITETERPLVYTDRAMTESSTPQQLPDELLAAELEAEERALYIERQRGAGPGSATTVA; encoded by the coding sequence ATGCGAGATCCCATGTCCGCGCTGACGGACGCCTTCACCAGCTTCCTCTTCGGCAAGGTCGAGACCACCCGCCTGCCCGTCCGCACCTCCACCGGACAGGCCCAGGCCGTCTACCTGCCCACCGCCGCCCCCGGCCTCGGCGACTCCGGCGTCATCATCGGCCGCGAGGTCTACAGCGGCAAGGGCTACATCTACGACCCCTTCCAGCTCTACGGCCAGCAGCTCCCGGCCCCCCACTGGCTGGTCCTCGGCGAATCCGGCAACGGAAAGTCCGCCCTGGAGAAGACGTACGTCCTGCGCCAGCTCCGCTTCCGCGACCGCCAGGTCGTCGTCCTCGACGCCCAGGGCGAGGACGGCGTCGGCGAGTGGAACCTCATCGCCCAGCAGCTGGGGATAACCCCCATCCGCCTGGACCCCATCGCCGCCAACGACGACGGGATCCGCCTCAACCCCCTCGACCCGGCGATCACCGCGACCGGACAGCTCGCGCTGCTCCGCACCATCATCGAAGTCGCCATGGGCCACGGCCTCGACGAACGCGCCGGCTTCGCCCTCAAGGTCGCCCACGCCTACGTCGTCGACACCATCCAGGACCGCCAGCCCGTCCTCACCGACATCGTGGAACAGCTGCGCCACCCCGAAGCCGAATCCGCCCTGGCCATGAACGTCGACATAGACGACGTCCGGGCCTGGGGCCTCGACGTCGCCCTCGTCCTCGACCGCCTCGTCGACGGCGACCTGCGCGGCATGTTCGACGGCCCCACCACCGTCGGCATCGACCTCGACGCCCCGCTGATCGTCTTCGACCTCTCCCACATCGACCGCAACTCCATCGCCATGCCCATCCTCATGGCGATCGTCGGCGTGTGGCTGGAACACACCTGGATCCGCCCCGACCGCAAGAAGCGCATCTTCCTCGTCGAAGAGGCCTGGCACATCATCAACAGCCCCTTCGTCGCCCAGCTCTTCCAGCGCCTCCTGAAGTTCGGCCGCCGCCTCGGCCTGTCCTTCGTCGCCGTCGTCCACCACCTCTCCGACGTCGTCGACGGCGCCGCCGCACGCGAGGCCGCCGCCATCCTCAAAATGGCCTCCACCCGCACCATCTACGCCCAGAAGGCCGACGAAGCACGCGCCACGGGCCGCGTCCTCGGCCTGCCCCGCTGGGCCGTCGAAATCATCCCGACCCTCACCCCCGGCATCGCCGTCTGGGACGTCAACGGCAACGTCCAGGTCGTCAAACACCTGATCACCGAAACCGAACGCCCCCTCGTCTACACCGACCGCGCGATGACGGAGTCCTCCACCCCCCAGCAGCTCCCCGACGAGCTGCTGGCCGCCGAACTCGAAGCGGAGGAACGAGCCCTGTACATCGAACGCCAGCGGGGCGCCGGCCCCGGATCAGCGACCACGGTGGCCTGA
- a CDS encoding GNAT family N-acetyltransferase: MNQHVVRAVRVDEWEQVRALRLDALRDPAAPVAFLETLEQAEGRSDEFWQDRARGASHGRSARQFIAEGPDGEWDGAVTVLVEEEGTADFFAVPVEATQGHVVGVFVRPGQRGSGLTEALFTAAVEWAWSLEGPALERVRLFVHEDNARAAAFYRRFGFAASGHAVKLDSGAEEYEYVLVRG, from the coding sequence ATGAATCAGCATGTGGTGCGCGCGGTGCGGGTGGACGAGTGGGAGCAGGTCAGGGCGTTGCGGTTGGACGCCTTGCGGGATCCGGCGGCGCCGGTGGCCTTCTTGGAGACGCTGGAACAGGCCGAGGGGCGGTCGGACGAGTTCTGGCAGGACCGGGCACGCGGGGCCTCGCACGGGCGCTCGGCCCGGCAGTTCATCGCGGAGGGGCCCGACGGCGAGTGGGACGGGGCCGTGACCGTGCTGGTCGAGGAGGAGGGGACCGCCGACTTCTTCGCCGTGCCCGTGGAGGCGACGCAGGGGCATGTCGTGGGGGTGTTCGTGCGGCCCGGGCAGCGGGGGAGCGGGCTGACCGAGGCGCTGTTCACGGCCGCGGTGGAGTGGGCCTGGTCGCTGGAGGGGCCGGCGCTGGAACGCGTACGGCTCTTCGTGCACGAGGACAACGCGCGGGCGGCCGCCTTCTACCGGAGGTTCGGGTTCGCGGCGAGCGGGCATGCGGTGAAGCTGGACTCGGGGGCCGAGGAGTACGAGTACGTGCTCGTGCGGGGTTAG
- a CDS encoding GNAT family N-acetyltransferase: MIRLERLRADHADALLAFERENRAYFARSVPDRGDAYFVEFAARHRALLAEQDAGVCHFHVVVDDRGELVGRVNLVDVEEGAAELGYRIGEGSAGRGLATAVVGEMCRLAATAYRLTSLTAVTTHDNPASTAVLGRNGFTAVGHVSLAGRPGTRYQLQLAGGH; encoded by the coding sequence GTGATCAGACTGGAGCGGCTGCGGGCCGACCATGCGGACGCCCTGCTGGCCTTCGAGCGGGAGAACCGCGCGTACTTCGCGCGGTCGGTGCCGGATCGCGGAGATGCGTACTTCGTCGAGTTCGCCGCCCGGCACCGTGCCCTGCTCGCCGAGCAGGACGCGGGGGTGTGCCACTTCCATGTCGTCGTGGACGACCGGGGTGAGCTGGTCGGCCGGGTCAATCTCGTGGACGTCGAGGAAGGCGCCGCGGAACTCGGCTACCGGATCGGCGAGGGCTCGGCGGGCCGGGGCCTGGCAACGGCTGTGGTCGGGGAGATGTGCCGCCTGGCTGCCACGGCATACCGGCTCACCTCACTCACCGCGGTCACCACCCACGACAACCCCGCGTCAACGGCTGTACTCGGCCGCAACGGGTTCACGGCCGTCGGGCACGTCAGCCTCGCCGGCCGCCCCGGTACCCGGTACCAGCTCCAACTCGCCGGCGGACATTGA
- a CDS encoding type VI secretion protein has product MPDARRTEPPARGGGIPDGVLVGLLAFLLGLAVLVWSATGLAALFAKGAWPATVTFTRTPDAVRALITQPHDIPAAWPDTDPAALSGWGLFWGLFISQLLILLVLTIFTMGVVARTKARRALAKQQPAPAVPPTPEPPRIPAPAAAPAATAAPAPAPAPAPAPPPARRPPVDEAYRYGFGYAPAVTAPAPRLTYGGPAERHRLAAQAVAAAEGAALVVTSSPALWSETKDARAKLGPVLLYDPSHLCDTPARMHWNPAEGCADRDTAAARAIALLAPVRPQARLDSAVADTAETLLRSWLQAAALEGHPFKQLARWAQGNNAQDPVRTLRTHPRAAPGAAGELESALTAHPERREQAEHLTARALSCLTSIHIREACNPNRTDALTLASFAAEGGTLYVLGEPLEDPRTHPGAMPLLTALASHVVEHGRRMAARSSHGRLDPPLTLVLEDVAAVAPVPQLPDLLQDETLPLLALCRSREQARSRWPQATFD; this is encoded by the coding sequence ATGCCCGACGCGAGACGTACGGAACCCCCCGCGCGCGGCGGCGGCATCCCCGACGGCGTACTCGTCGGCCTCCTGGCCTTCCTCCTCGGCCTCGCCGTCCTCGTCTGGTCGGCCACCGGCCTCGCCGCCCTCTTCGCCAAGGGCGCCTGGCCGGCCACCGTCACCTTCACCCGCACCCCGGATGCCGTCCGCGCCCTGATAACGCAACCCCACGACATCCCCGCGGCCTGGCCCGACACCGATCCCGCAGCCCTCTCGGGCTGGGGCCTGTTCTGGGGCCTGTTCATCAGCCAGCTCCTGATACTGCTGGTCCTGACGATCTTCACCATGGGCGTCGTCGCCCGTACGAAGGCCCGCCGCGCGCTGGCCAAACAGCAGCCCGCGCCCGCGGTCCCCCCGACCCCGGAGCCACCCCGCATCCCGGCTCCGGCAGCGGCCCCGGCCGCGACGGCCGCACCCGCTCCCGCACCCGCGCCGGCACCGGCTCCCCCGCCGGCCCGCCGCCCCCCGGTGGACGAGGCCTACCGCTACGGCTTCGGCTACGCCCCGGCGGTCACCGCCCCGGCCCCCCGCCTCACCTACGGCGGCCCGGCCGAACGCCACCGCCTCGCCGCCCAGGCCGTCGCCGCCGCCGAGGGGGCCGCCCTGGTGGTCACCTCCTCCCCCGCCCTGTGGTCGGAAACCAAGGACGCCCGCGCGAAGCTCGGCCCGGTCCTCCTCTACGACCCCTCGCACCTGTGCGACACCCCGGCCCGGATGCACTGGAACCCCGCCGAGGGCTGCGCCGACCGCGACACCGCCGCCGCCCGCGCGATCGCCCTGCTGGCCCCCGTACGCCCCCAGGCCCGCCTCGACTCCGCCGTCGCGGACACCGCGGAGACCCTCCTGCGCAGCTGGCTCCAGGCCGCCGCCCTCGAGGGCCACCCCTTCAAGCAGCTCGCCCGCTGGGCCCAGGGCAACAACGCCCAGGACCCCGTCCGCACCCTGCGCACCCACCCCCGGGCCGCCCCCGGCGCGGCCGGCGAACTCGAGAGCGCCCTCACCGCCCACCCCGAACGCCGCGAACAGGCCGAGCACCTGACGGCCCGCGCCCTGTCCTGCCTGACCTCGATCCACATCCGCGAGGCCTGCAACCCCAACCGGACGGATGCCCTGACCCTGGCATCGTTCGCCGCCGAAGGGGGCACCCTCTACGTACTGGGTGAACCACTCGAGGACCCCCGCACCCACCCGGGTGCGATGCCCCTCCTCACCGCGCTCGCCTCACACGTGGTCGAGCACGGCCGCCGCATGGCCGCACGGTCATCCCACGGCCGGCTCGACCCACCACTGACCCTGGTCCTGGAGGACGTCGCGGCCGTCGCCCCCGTCCCCCAGCTCCCGGACCTCCTCCAGGACGAGACCCTGCCCCTCCTGGCCCTGTGCCGCAGCCGCGAACAGGCCCGCTCCCGCTGGCCCCAAGCGACCTTCGACTAA
- a CDS encoding MarR family winged helix-turn-helix transcriptional regulator: protein MGDTPDGATPVHEPSLDEQIAVYQREFQDLDPQVEKVVSALSRLNRRMNVAYGRQTAALGISNAEWEVLKALVISGAPYRMGPSELAKQLGLTPAAMTHRIDRMTAEGLVTRERDESNRVRVIVELTDEGRSKWLDAMRAATVFEEDLLQDLSTSERGVLGDMLTRLLDRVEELQSRA from the coding sequence ATGGGTGACACCCCCGACGGCGCTACGCCCGTCCACGAGCCGAGCCTCGATGAGCAGATCGCCGTCTACCAGCGCGAGTTCCAGGACCTCGACCCCCAGGTGGAGAAGGTCGTCTCGGCACTGAGCCGGCTGAACCGCCGGATGAACGTCGCGTACGGCCGCCAGACCGCGGCCCTGGGCATCAGCAACGCGGAGTGGGAGGTCCTCAAGGCCCTCGTCATCTCCGGGGCGCCCTACCGGATGGGCCCCAGCGAGCTCGCGAAGCAGCTGGGCCTCACGCCGGCGGCGATGACCCACCGGATCGACCGCATGACCGCCGAGGGCCTGGTCACCCGCGAGCGGGACGAGTCGAACCGGGTCCGCGTGATCGTGGAGCTGACGGACGAGGGCCGCAGCAAGTGGCTGGACGCGATGCGCGCGGCCACGGTGTTCGAGGAGGACCTCCTCCAGGACCTCTCCACGTCGGAGCGCGGGGTACTGGGAGACATGCTCACCCGGCTCCTGGACCGCGTGGAAGAGCTCCAGTCCCGGGCCTGA
- a CDS encoding DUF3626 domain-containing protein produces MHPHAQALAHVTALSSGPPLDPDLTVTLNFHPDRVTDGLPILTALAEEGVYRSQFATGTSNGGLTAHPGGARWHWESRIFGGAYDDAPAEDRPVYGALNFRRNPAGAAPRFGSAHFRLHPQTLRRTTFCYPDSYLEPESFGVADRMSLILLALADDQDALDDYIEAQVHTPVRLDRDVAALVLDPSYCDTEVEAAAAKLPCPTEWHPGFRLTVTELRRHPDYRGQEYVDLGSAIAVAGVLTPRILGEAARTCRYDEQALKRVWHYLARFGTAA; encoded by the coding sequence ATGCACCCGCACGCCCAAGCGCTCGCCCACGTCACCGCCCTCTCCTCCGGCCCCCCACTGGACCCGGACCTCACGGTCACGCTCAACTTCCACCCGGACCGCGTCACGGACGGCCTCCCGATCCTCACCGCCCTGGCCGAGGAGGGCGTCTACCGCTCACAGTTCGCCACGGGAACCAGCAACGGCGGCCTCACCGCCCACCCCGGCGGCGCCCGCTGGCACTGGGAGAGCCGCATCTTCGGCGGCGCCTACGACGACGCCCCCGCCGAGGACCGCCCGGTGTACGGCGCCCTCAACTTCCGCCGCAACCCGGCCGGCGCCGCGCCCCGCTTCGGCTCCGCCCATTTCCGCCTGCACCCGCAGACCCTGCGCCGCACCACGTTCTGCTACCCGGACAGCTACCTGGAACCCGAATCCTTCGGGGTCGCCGACCGCATGTCCCTGATCCTCCTGGCGCTGGCCGACGACCAGGACGCCCTGGACGACTACATCGAGGCCCAGGTCCACACCCCGGTCCGGCTGGACCGCGACGTGGCGGCGCTCGTCCTGGACCCCAGCTACTGCGACACCGAGGTGGAGGCGGCCGCGGCGAAACTCCCCTGCCCCACGGAGTGGCACCCGGGCTTCCGCCTCACGGTCACCGAACTCCGCCGGCACCCCGACTACCGCGGCCAGGAGTACGTCGACCTCGGCTCCGCCATCGCCGTCGCCGGCGTGCTGACCCCCCGCATCCTCGGCGAAGCCGCCCGCACCTGCCGCTACGACGAGCAGGCGCTCAAGCGGGTCTGGCACTACCTCGCCCGCTTCGGCACCGCCGCATAA